The proteins below are encoded in one region of Mya arenaria isolate MELC-2E11 chromosome 15, ASM2691426v1:
- the LOC128218837 gene encoding ATP-dependent RNA helicase DDX3X-like isoform X1, protein MPVDQRQNGQGLEQQFAGLGINGQPRGGYTQRGSYVPPHMRSKGDAPEGPPPQAQDFQRDNRDGRGYGGYNNQGGGGYQRGGAPGGGANYNNYQGGNYGDRGSYGGRGGYGGGGGRGGYNQGGYDRRNDGGYQSRGGYSDRGGRGGYNNYGGGRGGYNQGPPGPPRFDQPPPNFNAPPPVAGGRWDGLGSDRGGEQRPTRHYQSGQNYDVNSRWDNRQDSYQGNNSGETTKENWTSALPPNPRVEEELFGSASSSGINFSKYEDIPVDATGEDCPKNILEFDDQEFGEIIRNNIKLSRYTKPTPVQQYSIPIIMNNRDLMACAQTGSGKTAAFLVPTLNKMYELGPGDAPVNGVPQGGKVGRRKQFPLALVLAPTRELASQIYDEARKFAYRSRVRPCVVYGGADIGSQMRDLDRGCHLLVATPGRLVDMMERGKIGMDHCRFLILDEADRMLDMGFEPQIRRIVEKDTMPPTGQRRTMMFSATFPKEIQMLARDFLENYIFLAVGRVGSTSENITQKVVWVEETEKRSFLLDLLNAAGPDSLTLVFVETKKGADALEDFLISEGYPATSIHGDRSQREREEALKLFRNGERPILVATAVAARGLDIPHVRHVVNFDLPSDIEEYVHRIGRTGRVGNLGLATSFFNEKNKNITRDLMDLLVESHQEVPSWIESTAYDSRPASRRGGGGKSFTKTFGSRDYRQQGKPKQAGGGGYGNYGNQPQYNQGAPSYGGGSYGGSYGGSYGGSSATDWWGN, encoded by the exons TTTGCTGGTCTAGGCATTAACGGCCAGCCGCGTGGGGGTTACA CGCAACGCGGGAGCTATGTGCCGCCACATATGAGAAGCAAGGGTGATGCCCCTGAGGGTCCCCCGCCCCAGGCTCAGGATTTCCAGAGGGATAACAGGG ACGGTCGCGGCTACGGAGGTTACAACAACCAGGGTGGTGGTGGCTACCAGCGGGGAGGGGCCCCAGGGGGTGGGGCAAACTACAACAACTACCAGG GAGGGAATTATGGTGACCGCGGATCCTATGGTGGACGGGGCGGATATGGCGGTGGTGGTGGCCGTGGCGGTTACAACCAGGGGGGCTATGACCGCAGGAATGATGGGGGCTACCAGAGTCGGGGAGGGTACAGTGACCGTGGGGGACGGGGTGGATACAACAATTATGGCGGTGGCCGTGGGGGTTACAACCAGGGACCTCCTGGACCACCAAG GTTTGACCAGCCCCCACCCAACTTTAATGCCCCACCACCAGTAGCAGGTGGTCGCTGGGACGGACTGGGGAGTGACCGAGGAGGTGAACAGCGCCCTACCCGCCACTACCAGTCAGGTCAAAACTATGATGTGAACTCGCGCTGGGATAACAGACAGGACAGTTACCAGGGCAATAACAGTGGCGAGACGACTAAGGAAAATTGGACATCAGCACTGCCCCCTAACCCCAGGGTTGAGGA GGAGCTGTTTGGCAGTGCCAGTAGTTCGGGAATCAATTTTAGCAAGTACGAGGACATCCCTGTAGATGCTACAGGCGAGGACTGTCCTAAAAACATTTTGGAG TTTGATGACCAAGAATTTGGCGAGATTATCCGCAACAACATCAAGCTGTCTCGCTACACCAAGCCCACGCCGGTACAGCAGTACTCTATTCCAATCATCATGAACAACCGAGATCTGATGGCCTGTGCTCAGACTG GCTCTGGTAAGACTGCCGCCTTCTTGGTGCCAACCCTGAACAAGATGTACGAATTGGGGCCAGGTGACGCCCCTGTTAACGGGGTGCCCCAGGGGGGCAAGGTTGGGCGCAGGAAGCAATTCCCCCTCGCTCTGGTGTTGGCCCCGACAAGAGAGTTGGCATCACAGATCTATGATGAGGCTAGGAAGTTTGCATACAG GTCTCGAGTACGTCCATGTGTTGTGTACGGTGGTGCCGACATTGGTTCCCAGATGCGGGACTTGGACCGTGGCTGTCATCTCCTTGTTGCCACACCAGGCAGGCTGGTTGACATGATGGAGAGGGGAAAGATCGGAATGGACCACTGCAG GTTTTTGATCCTTGATGAGGCTGATCGTATGTTGGACATGGGATTTGAGCCCCAGATTCGCCGGATCGTGGAGAAGGACACAATGCCGCCCACAGGCCAGAGACGAACCATGATGTTCAGTGCCACTTTCCCGAAGGAAATACAG ATGCTGGCACGTGACTTCCTGGAGAACTACATTTTCCTGGCTGTTGGCCGAGTGGGCAGCACCAGCGAGAACATCACCCAGAAGGTTGTCTGGGTGGAGGAAACCGAGAAACGATCCTTCCTACTGGATCTGCTGAATGCTGCAG GTCCTGACTCACTAACGCTGGTGTTTGTGGAGACCAAGAAAGGGGCGGACGCTCTAGAAGACTTCCTCATCTCTGAAGGCTACCCAGCAACCAGTATCCATGGAGACCGTTCCCAGCGCGAGAGAGAAGAGGCCCTGAAACTGTTCCGAAATGGCGAGAGGCCCATCCTGGTGGCCACAGCT GTGGCAGCTCGAGGGTTGGACATCCCCCATGTACGTCATGTAGTGAACTTTGACCTGCCCTCAGACATTGAGGAGTACGTCCACAGAATTGGCAGAACAGGACGTGTCGGCAATCTCG GTCTGGCTACATCCTTCTTCAATGAGAAGAACAAGAACATCACCCGTGACCTAATGGATCTGCTAGTGGAGTCCCATCAGGAGGTCCCCTCCTGGATAGAATCTACAGCGTATGACTCTCGCCCGGCCTCACGCAGGGGCGGAGGTGGCAAAAG CTTCACCAAGACATTCGGCAGTCGCGACTACCGTCAACAGGGAAAGCCCAAACAGGCCGGTGGCGGTGGATACGGTAACTATGGTAACCAGCCACAGTACAACCAGGGGGCACCCAGCTACGGGGGAGGATCGTACGGAGGGAGCTATGGCGGGTCATATGGTGGCTCTAGCGCTACAGACTGGTGGGGCAATTAG
- the LOC128218837 gene encoding ATP-dependent RNA helicase DDX3X-like isoform X3 has product MPVDQRQNGQGLEQQFAGLGINGQPRGGYNGRGYGGYNNQGGGGYQRGGAPGGGANYNNYQGGNYGDRGSYGGRGGYGGGGGRGGYNQGGYDRRNDGGYQSRGGYSDRGGRGGYNNYGGGRGGYNQGPPGPPRFDQPPPNFNAPPPVAGGRWDGLGSDRGGEQRPTRHYQSGQNYDVNSRWDNRQDSYQGNNSGETTKENWTSALPPNPRVEEELFGSASSSGINFSKYEDIPVDATGEDCPKNILEFDDQEFGEIIRNNIKLSRYTKPTPVQQYSIPIIMNNRDLMACAQTGSGKTAAFLVPTLNKMYELGPGDAPVNGVPQGGKVGRRKQFPLALVLAPTRELASQIYDEARKFAYRSRVRPCVVYGGADIGSQMRDLDRGCHLLVATPGRLVDMMERGKIGMDHCRFLILDEADRMLDMGFEPQIRRIVEKDTMPPTGQRRTMMFSATFPKEIQMLARDFLENYIFLAVGRVGSTSENITQKVVWVEETEKRSFLLDLLNAAGPDSLTLVFVETKKGADALEDFLISEGYPATSIHGDRSQREREEALKLFRNGERPILVATAVAARGLDIPHVRHVVNFDLPSDIEEYVHRIGRTGRVGNLGLATSFFNEKNKNITRDLMDLLVESHQEVPSWIESTAYDSRPASRRGGGGKSFTKTFGSRDYRQQGKPKQAGGGGYGNYGNQPQYNQGAPSYGGGSYGGSYGGSYGGSSATDWWGN; this is encoded by the exons TTTGCTGGTCTAGGCATTAACGGCCAGCCGCGTGGGGGTTACA ACGGTCGCGGCTACGGAGGTTACAACAACCAGGGTGGTGGTGGCTACCAGCGGGGAGGGGCCCCAGGGGGTGGGGCAAACTACAACAACTACCAGG GAGGGAATTATGGTGACCGCGGATCCTATGGTGGACGGGGCGGATATGGCGGTGGTGGTGGCCGTGGCGGTTACAACCAGGGGGGCTATGACCGCAGGAATGATGGGGGCTACCAGAGTCGGGGAGGGTACAGTGACCGTGGGGGACGGGGTGGATACAACAATTATGGCGGTGGCCGTGGGGGTTACAACCAGGGACCTCCTGGACCACCAAG GTTTGACCAGCCCCCACCCAACTTTAATGCCCCACCACCAGTAGCAGGTGGTCGCTGGGACGGACTGGGGAGTGACCGAGGAGGTGAACAGCGCCCTACCCGCCACTACCAGTCAGGTCAAAACTATGATGTGAACTCGCGCTGGGATAACAGACAGGACAGTTACCAGGGCAATAACAGTGGCGAGACGACTAAGGAAAATTGGACATCAGCACTGCCCCCTAACCCCAGGGTTGAGGA GGAGCTGTTTGGCAGTGCCAGTAGTTCGGGAATCAATTTTAGCAAGTACGAGGACATCCCTGTAGATGCTACAGGCGAGGACTGTCCTAAAAACATTTTGGAG TTTGATGACCAAGAATTTGGCGAGATTATCCGCAACAACATCAAGCTGTCTCGCTACACCAAGCCCACGCCGGTACAGCAGTACTCTATTCCAATCATCATGAACAACCGAGATCTGATGGCCTGTGCTCAGACTG GCTCTGGTAAGACTGCCGCCTTCTTGGTGCCAACCCTGAACAAGATGTACGAATTGGGGCCAGGTGACGCCCCTGTTAACGGGGTGCCCCAGGGGGGCAAGGTTGGGCGCAGGAAGCAATTCCCCCTCGCTCTGGTGTTGGCCCCGACAAGAGAGTTGGCATCACAGATCTATGATGAGGCTAGGAAGTTTGCATACAG GTCTCGAGTACGTCCATGTGTTGTGTACGGTGGTGCCGACATTGGTTCCCAGATGCGGGACTTGGACCGTGGCTGTCATCTCCTTGTTGCCACACCAGGCAGGCTGGTTGACATGATGGAGAGGGGAAAGATCGGAATGGACCACTGCAG GTTTTTGATCCTTGATGAGGCTGATCGTATGTTGGACATGGGATTTGAGCCCCAGATTCGCCGGATCGTGGAGAAGGACACAATGCCGCCCACAGGCCAGAGACGAACCATGATGTTCAGTGCCACTTTCCCGAAGGAAATACAG ATGCTGGCACGTGACTTCCTGGAGAACTACATTTTCCTGGCTGTTGGCCGAGTGGGCAGCACCAGCGAGAACATCACCCAGAAGGTTGTCTGGGTGGAGGAAACCGAGAAACGATCCTTCCTACTGGATCTGCTGAATGCTGCAG GTCCTGACTCACTAACGCTGGTGTTTGTGGAGACCAAGAAAGGGGCGGACGCTCTAGAAGACTTCCTCATCTCTGAAGGCTACCCAGCAACCAGTATCCATGGAGACCGTTCCCAGCGCGAGAGAGAAGAGGCCCTGAAACTGTTCCGAAATGGCGAGAGGCCCATCCTGGTGGCCACAGCT GTGGCAGCTCGAGGGTTGGACATCCCCCATGTACGTCATGTAGTGAACTTTGACCTGCCCTCAGACATTGAGGAGTACGTCCACAGAATTGGCAGAACAGGACGTGTCGGCAATCTCG GTCTGGCTACATCCTTCTTCAATGAGAAGAACAAGAACATCACCCGTGACCTAATGGATCTGCTAGTGGAGTCCCATCAGGAGGTCCCCTCCTGGATAGAATCTACAGCGTATGACTCTCGCCCGGCCTCACGCAGGGGCGGAGGTGGCAAAAG CTTCACCAAGACATTCGGCAGTCGCGACTACCGTCAACAGGGAAAGCCCAAACAGGCCGGTGGCGGTGGATACGGTAACTATGGTAACCAGCCACAGTACAACCAGGGGGCACCCAGCTACGGGGGAGGATCGTACGGAGGGAGCTATGGCGGGTCATATGGTGGCTCTAGCGCTACAGACTGGTGGGGCAATTAG
- the LOC128218837 gene encoding ATP-dependent RNA helicase DDX3X-like isoform X2, with translation MPVDQRQNGQGLEQQFAGLGINGQPRGGYTQRGSYVPPHMRSKGDAPEGPPPQAQDFQRDNRGGNYGDRGSYGGRGGYGGGGGRGGYNQGGYDRRNDGGYQSRGGYSDRGGRGGYNNYGGGRGGYNQGPPGPPRFDQPPPNFNAPPPVAGGRWDGLGSDRGGEQRPTRHYQSGQNYDVNSRWDNRQDSYQGNNSGETTKENWTSALPPNPRVEEELFGSASSSGINFSKYEDIPVDATGEDCPKNILEFDDQEFGEIIRNNIKLSRYTKPTPVQQYSIPIIMNNRDLMACAQTGSGKTAAFLVPTLNKMYELGPGDAPVNGVPQGGKVGRRKQFPLALVLAPTRELASQIYDEARKFAYRSRVRPCVVYGGADIGSQMRDLDRGCHLLVATPGRLVDMMERGKIGMDHCRFLILDEADRMLDMGFEPQIRRIVEKDTMPPTGQRRTMMFSATFPKEIQMLARDFLENYIFLAVGRVGSTSENITQKVVWVEETEKRSFLLDLLNAAGPDSLTLVFVETKKGADALEDFLISEGYPATSIHGDRSQREREEALKLFRNGERPILVATAVAARGLDIPHVRHVVNFDLPSDIEEYVHRIGRTGRVGNLGLATSFFNEKNKNITRDLMDLLVESHQEVPSWIESTAYDSRPASRRGGGGKSFTKTFGSRDYRQQGKPKQAGGGGYGNYGNQPQYNQGAPSYGGGSYGGSYGGSYGGSSATDWWGN, from the exons TTTGCTGGTCTAGGCATTAACGGCCAGCCGCGTGGGGGTTACA CGCAACGCGGGAGCTATGTGCCGCCACATATGAGAAGCAAGGGTGATGCCCCTGAGGGTCCCCCGCCCCAGGCTCAGGATTTCCAGAGGGATAACAGGG GAGGGAATTATGGTGACCGCGGATCCTATGGTGGACGGGGCGGATATGGCGGTGGTGGTGGCCGTGGCGGTTACAACCAGGGGGGCTATGACCGCAGGAATGATGGGGGCTACCAGAGTCGGGGAGGGTACAGTGACCGTGGGGGACGGGGTGGATACAACAATTATGGCGGTGGCCGTGGGGGTTACAACCAGGGACCTCCTGGACCACCAAG GTTTGACCAGCCCCCACCCAACTTTAATGCCCCACCACCAGTAGCAGGTGGTCGCTGGGACGGACTGGGGAGTGACCGAGGAGGTGAACAGCGCCCTACCCGCCACTACCAGTCAGGTCAAAACTATGATGTGAACTCGCGCTGGGATAACAGACAGGACAGTTACCAGGGCAATAACAGTGGCGAGACGACTAAGGAAAATTGGACATCAGCACTGCCCCCTAACCCCAGGGTTGAGGA GGAGCTGTTTGGCAGTGCCAGTAGTTCGGGAATCAATTTTAGCAAGTACGAGGACATCCCTGTAGATGCTACAGGCGAGGACTGTCCTAAAAACATTTTGGAG TTTGATGACCAAGAATTTGGCGAGATTATCCGCAACAACATCAAGCTGTCTCGCTACACCAAGCCCACGCCGGTACAGCAGTACTCTATTCCAATCATCATGAACAACCGAGATCTGATGGCCTGTGCTCAGACTG GCTCTGGTAAGACTGCCGCCTTCTTGGTGCCAACCCTGAACAAGATGTACGAATTGGGGCCAGGTGACGCCCCTGTTAACGGGGTGCCCCAGGGGGGCAAGGTTGGGCGCAGGAAGCAATTCCCCCTCGCTCTGGTGTTGGCCCCGACAAGAGAGTTGGCATCACAGATCTATGATGAGGCTAGGAAGTTTGCATACAG GTCTCGAGTACGTCCATGTGTTGTGTACGGTGGTGCCGACATTGGTTCCCAGATGCGGGACTTGGACCGTGGCTGTCATCTCCTTGTTGCCACACCAGGCAGGCTGGTTGACATGATGGAGAGGGGAAAGATCGGAATGGACCACTGCAG GTTTTTGATCCTTGATGAGGCTGATCGTATGTTGGACATGGGATTTGAGCCCCAGATTCGCCGGATCGTGGAGAAGGACACAATGCCGCCCACAGGCCAGAGACGAACCATGATGTTCAGTGCCACTTTCCCGAAGGAAATACAG ATGCTGGCACGTGACTTCCTGGAGAACTACATTTTCCTGGCTGTTGGCCGAGTGGGCAGCACCAGCGAGAACATCACCCAGAAGGTTGTCTGGGTGGAGGAAACCGAGAAACGATCCTTCCTACTGGATCTGCTGAATGCTGCAG GTCCTGACTCACTAACGCTGGTGTTTGTGGAGACCAAGAAAGGGGCGGACGCTCTAGAAGACTTCCTCATCTCTGAAGGCTACCCAGCAACCAGTATCCATGGAGACCGTTCCCAGCGCGAGAGAGAAGAGGCCCTGAAACTGTTCCGAAATGGCGAGAGGCCCATCCTGGTGGCCACAGCT GTGGCAGCTCGAGGGTTGGACATCCCCCATGTACGTCATGTAGTGAACTTTGACCTGCCCTCAGACATTGAGGAGTACGTCCACAGAATTGGCAGAACAGGACGTGTCGGCAATCTCG GTCTGGCTACATCCTTCTTCAATGAGAAGAACAAGAACATCACCCGTGACCTAATGGATCTGCTAGTGGAGTCCCATCAGGAGGTCCCCTCCTGGATAGAATCTACAGCGTATGACTCTCGCCCGGCCTCACGCAGGGGCGGAGGTGGCAAAAG CTTCACCAAGACATTCGGCAGTCGCGACTACCGTCAACAGGGAAAGCCCAAACAGGCCGGTGGCGGTGGATACGGTAACTATGGTAACCAGCCACAGTACAACCAGGGGGCACCCAGCTACGGGGGAGGATCGTACGGAGGGAGCTATGGCGGGTCATATGGTGGCTCTAGCGCTACAGACTGGTGGGGCAATTAG
- the LOC128218837 gene encoding ATP-dependent RNA helicase DDX3X-like isoform X4, with product MPVDQRQNGQGLEQQFAGLGINGQPRGGYRGNYGDRGSYGGRGGYGGGGGRGGYNQGGYDRRNDGGYQSRGGYSDRGGRGGYNNYGGGRGGYNQGPPGPPRFDQPPPNFNAPPPVAGGRWDGLGSDRGGEQRPTRHYQSGQNYDVNSRWDNRQDSYQGNNSGETTKENWTSALPPNPRVEEELFGSASSSGINFSKYEDIPVDATGEDCPKNILEFDDQEFGEIIRNNIKLSRYTKPTPVQQYSIPIIMNNRDLMACAQTGSGKTAAFLVPTLNKMYELGPGDAPVNGVPQGGKVGRRKQFPLALVLAPTRELASQIYDEARKFAYRSRVRPCVVYGGADIGSQMRDLDRGCHLLVATPGRLVDMMERGKIGMDHCRFLILDEADRMLDMGFEPQIRRIVEKDTMPPTGQRRTMMFSATFPKEIQMLARDFLENYIFLAVGRVGSTSENITQKVVWVEETEKRSFLLDLLNAAGPDSLTLVFVETKKGADALEDFLISEGYPATSIHGDRSQREREEALKLFRNGERPILVATAVAARGLDIPHVRHVVNFDLPSDIEEYVHRIGRTGRVGNLGLATSFFNEKNKNITRDLMDLLVESHQEVPSWIESTAYDSRPASRRGGGGKSFTKTFGSRDYRQQGKPKQAGGGGYGNYGNQPQYNQGAPSYGGGSYGGSYGGSYGGSSATDWWGN from the exons TTTGCTGGTCTAGGCATTAACGGCCAGCCGCGTGGGGGTTACA GAGGGAATTATGGTGACCGCGGATCCTATGGTGGACGGGGCGGATATGGCGGTGGTGGTGGCCGTGGCGGTTACAACCAGGGGGGCTATGACCGCAGGAATGATGGGGGCTACCAGAGTCGGGGAGGGTACAGTGACCGTGGGGGACGGGGTGGATACAACAATTATGGCGGTGGCCGTGGGGGTTACAACCAGGGACCTCCTGGACCACCAAG GTTTGACCAGCCCCCACCCAACTTTAATGCCCCACCACCAGTAGCAGGTGGTCGCTGGGACGGACTGGGGAGTGACCGAGGAGGTGAACAGCGCCCTACCCGCCACTACCAGTCAGGTCAAAACTATGATGTGAACTCGCGCTGGGATAACAGACAGGACAGTTACCAGGGCAATAACAGTGGCGAGACGACTAAGGAAAATTGGACATCAGCACTGCCCCCTAACCCCAGGGTTGAGGA GGAGCTGTTTGGCAGTGCCAGTAGTTCGGGAATCAATTTTAGCAAGTACGAGGACATCCCTGTAGATGCTACAGGCGAGGACTGTCCTAAAAACATTTTGGAG TTTGATGACCAAGAATTTGGCGAGATTATCCGCAACAACATCAAGCTGTCTCGCTACACCAAGCCCACGCCGGTACAGCAGTACTCTATTCCAATCATCATGAACAACCGAGATCTGATGGCCTGTGCTCAGACTG GCTCTGGTAAGACTGCCGCCTTCTTGGTGCCAACCCTGAACAAGATGTACGAATTGGGGCCAGGTGACGCCCCTGTTAACGGGGTGCCCCAGGGGGGCAAGGTTGGGCGCAGGAAGCAATTCCCCCTCGCTCTGGTGTTGGCCCCGACAAGAGAGTTGGCATCACAGATCTATGATGAGGCTAGGAAGTTTGCATACAG GTCTCGAGTACGTCCATGTGTTGTGTACGGTGGTGCCGACATTGGTTCCCAGATGCGGGACTTGGACCGTGGCTGTCATCTCCTTGTTGCCACACCAGGCAGGCTGGTTGACATGATGGAGAGGGGAAAGATCGGAATGGACCACTGCAG GTTTTTGATCCTTGATGAGGCTGATCGTATGTTGGACATGGGATTTGAGCCCCAGATTCGCCGGATCGTGGAGAAGGACACAATGCCGCCCACAGGCCAGAGACGAACCATGATGTTCAGTGCCACTTTCCCGAAGGAAATACAG ATGCTGGCACGTGACTTCCTGGAGAACTACATTTTCCTGGCTGTTGGCCGAGTGGGCAGCACCAGCGAGAACATCACCCAGAAGGTTGTCTGGGTGGAGGAAACCGAGAAACGATCCTTCCTACTGGATCTGCTGAATGCTGCAG GTCCTGACTCACTAACGCTGGTGTTTGTGGAGACCAAGAAAGGGGCGGACGCTCTAGAAGACTTCCTCATCTCTGAAGGCTACCCAGCAACCAGTATCCATGGAGACCGTTCCCAGCGCGAGAGAGAAGAGGCCCTGAAACTGTTCCGAAATGGCGAGAGGCCCATCCTGGTGGCCACAGCT GTGGCAGCTCGAGGGTTGGACATCCCCCATGTACGTCATGTAGTGAACTTTGACCTGCCCTCAGACATTGAGGAGTACGTCCACAGAATTGGCAGAACAGGACGTGTCGGCAATCTCG GTCTGGCTACATCCTTCTTCAATGAGAAGAACAAGAACATCACCCGTGACCTAATGGATCTGCTAGTGGAGTCCCATCAGGAGGTCCCCTCCTGGATAGAATCTACAGCGTATGACTCTCGCCCGGCCTCACGCAGGGGCGGAGGTGGCAAAAG CTTCACCAAGACATTCGGCAGTCGCGACTACCGTCAACAGGGAAAGCCCAAACAGGCCGGTGGCGGTGGATACGGTAACTATGGTAACCAGCCACAGTACAACCAGGGGGCACCCAGCTACGGGGGAGGATCGTACGGAGGGAGCTATGGCGGGTCATATGGTGGCTCTAGCGCTACAGACTGGTGGGGCAATTAG